A part of Citrifermentans bremense genomic DNA contains:
- a CDS encoding M20 family metallopeptidase translates to MTARLEEVFAAVDAARLRRNLLEMLDVYSPSGKEEDIQLYLEDLLSSAGFYVERQEVEEERYNLRVTMGEDEPLLYLVGHVDTVPAWDLEEFGAKEEGDLIGGLGSADMKGGCAAMIEAWLAMAQALKPGRRPSVGLLLVVGEEENGDGSAVFLKSCSPAWAVIGEPTGLSACFAHYGYLEAGFVTHGVRSHSSLPELGHNAVESMLRVLLHLSKDPLFNREQGNIVYSIREMHSSQKGFVVPDRCESWIDLHLPPELDPESVQQGIRRIVSSAGQYIPGLDLNVAFNFASAGYNLGTDNALACILEQVYPRLGRTLKFDSFRSHSDGNLFYAAGCRPLILGPGALEISHTPEEQVDFAEVLAAARIYAALCLGLDRYAVLNLERCGSWTSFDRQATWVGCRD, encoded by the coding sequence ATGACCGCGCGCCTGGAAGAGGTCTTCGCCGCCGTTGATGCGGCAAGGCTGCGGCGAAACCTTTTGGAGATGCTGGACGTCTACTCCCCATCGGGGAAGGAAGAGGACATACAGCTCTACCTCGAGGACCTCCTGTCGTCGGCCGGCTTCTACGTGGAGCGGCAGGAGGTGGAGGAGGAGCGCTACAACCTGCGGGTGACCATGGGCGAGGACGAGCCGCTGCTCTACCTCGTGGGGCACGTGGACACGGTCCCGGCGTGGGACCTGGAGGAGTTCGGGGCCAAAGAGGAAGGGGACCTGATCGGGGGGCTTGGGAGCGCCGACATGAAGGGGGGGTGCGCCGCCATGATCGAGGCGTGGCTCGCCATGGCGCAGGCGCTAAAGCCCGGCCGGCGCCCGAGCGTCGGGCTGCTCCTCGTCGTGGGAGAGGAGGAAAACGGCGACGGCAGCGCCGTCTTCCTGAAAAGCTGCAGCCCCGCCTGGGCGGTAATCGGGGAGCCGACCGGCCTATCCGCCTGCTTCGCCCACTACGGCTACCTGGAGGCCGGATTCGTCACCCACGGGGTGAGGAGCCACTCGTCGCTCCCCGAATTGGGTCACAACGCCGTGGAGTCCATGCTGAGGGTCCTGCTGCACCTAAGCAAGGACCCGCTCTTCAACCGGGAGCAGGGGAACATCGTCTACTCCATCCGCGAGATGCACTCTTCGCAGAAGGGGTTCGTGGTCCCGGACCGATGCGAATCCTGGATCGACCTGCATCTGCCGCCCGAGCTCGACCCTGAGTCCGTGCAGCAGGGGATACGCCGCATCGTCTCCAGCGCTGGTCAGTACATACCGGGGCTCGACCTCAACGTCGCCTTCAATTTCGCCTCGGCCGGCTACAACCTCGGCACCGACAACGCTCTCGCCTGCATCCTGGAGCAGGTGTACCCGAGGCTTGGGCGCACCTTGAAGTTCGACTCCTTCCGCTCGCACTCCGACGGCAACCTCTTCTACGCTGCCGGCTGCCGCCCGCTGATCCTTGGGCCGGGCGCTTTGGAGATATCGCACACCCCCGAAGAACAGGTCGACTTCGCCGAGGTGCTGGCGGCGGCGCGCATCTATGCCGCGCTTTGCCTGGGGCTGGACCGGTACGCGGTGTTGAACCTGGAGCGTTGCGGTTCCTGGACGTCGTTCGACAGGCAGGCGACTTGGGTGGGGTGCAGGGATTAG
- a CDS encoding autotransporter assembly complex protein TamA — MPKRFPIYLALACLAVLFHCAPAVFAADPVEIAVAGVEGDALENARQALALPYGLVRDGKVDRLWLERFAKQAPEKVRQALQPYGYYKSEVSARVGQTRDGKLNLQVVVNPGEPVRVTEVTVELKGAGAEGRRLRRMRDAFPVRPGEVLLQPDYERGKGALQALAQKMGYLDASFPRHEIRISEDRSKARIALVLDTGPRFYFGQAVIQGAPDYPDSYLKRFVAFKEGEPFSYAKVGETQLNFANSERFRQVVVTPERERAENARVPVVVQLTEAPRRTVRPGVGYGTDTGARFSTHYRDLNLFHKGHDLDLSLYAAQRLQGFAGRYTIPSTSDYRSSTSLQLNLQKEDVTSYLSKIVALELDRNIGLGRGELATAYVRLLQEVFTVGDENANSRLVLPGFRFSKETFNDLVRPRRGYAYTLELRGAHPYLGSDSGLIQGIAHANLLFPLPWRLSLQSRGDVAYSLLDDPFSELPPSIRFFAGGDQSVRGYSYQSLGPRDASGQVVGGKHLLVGSLELLRSLYKDWGVSVFYDIGNAFNNYADMRLKDGTGVGIHYYTAVGGLNLYLAKPLATGAGSFRIHFTVGFQL, encoded by the coding sequence ATGCCCAAGCGGTTCCCCATATACCTGGCTCTTGCCTGCCTGGCGGTGCTTTTCCACTGCGCGCCTGCGGTCTTCGCGGCGGACCCGGTCGAGATCGCGGTGGCCGGTGTCGAAGGTGATGCGCTGGAGAACGCCCGGCAGGCGCTGGCACTTCCCTACGGGCTGGTCCGGGACGGTAAAGTGGACCGGCTCTGGCTGGAGCGCTTCGCCAAACAGGCGCCGGAAAAGGTGCGCCAGGCGTTGCAGCCTTACGGCTACTACAAATCCGAGGTTTCGGCCCGGGTGGGGCAGACAAGGGATGGCAAGCTGAACCTGCAGGTCGTCGTCAACCCGGGGGAACCGGTGCGGGTCACCGAGGTCACGGTGGAGTTGAAGGGAGCCGGGGCGGAGGGAAGAAGGCTGCGGCGGATGCGGGATGCGTTCCCGGTGCGACCGGGCGAGGTGCTGCTGCAACCGGATTACGAGCGGGGCAAGGGGGCGCTGCAGGCGCTGGCCCAGAAGATGGGGTACCTCGACGCCTCTTTCCCCCGCCATGAGATCCGCATCTCCGAGGACCGCTCCAAGGCGCGCATCGCGCTGGTGCTGGACACCGGACCCAGGTTCTATTTCGGCCAGGCGGTGATCCAGGGGGCGCCGGATTACCCCGACTCCTACCTGAAGCGGTTCGTGGCCTTCAAGGAGGGGGAACCTTTCTCCTACGCCAAGGTCGGAGAGACCCAGCTCAACTTCGCCAATTCCGAGCGCTTCCGGCAGGTGGTGGTAACACCCGAGCGCGAGCGCGCCGAGAACGCCCGGGTACCTGTCGTGGTGCAGTTGACCGAGGCGCCGCGCCGCACCGTGCGCCCCGGCGTCGGCTACGGGACCGATACCGGCGCCAGGTTCTCCACCCACTACCGGGACCTGAACCTCTTCCACAAGGGGCACGACCTCGACCTGAGCCTCTACGCGGCGCAGCGCCTGCAGGGCTTTGCCGGGCGCTACACCATACCGAGCACTAGCGATTACAGAAGCTCCACTTCATTGCAGTTGAACCTGCAAAAGGAAGACGTCACCAGTTACCTGAGCAAGATCGTGGCGCTGGAGCTGGACCGGAACATAGGCCTTGGGCGCGGGGAACTGGCGACGGCGTACGTGAGGCTGCTGCAGGAAGTCTTCACCGTCGGTGACGAGAACGCGAACTCGAGGCTGGTGCTCCCGGGCTTTCGCTTCTCCAAGGAAACCTTCAACGACTTGGTACGCCCCAGGCGCGGCTATGCCTATACGCTGGAGCTGCGCGGCGCCCACCCGTACCTTGGATCGGACTCCGGGCTCATCCAGGGGATCGCCCATGCCAACCTGCTGTTCCCGCTCCCCTGGCGCCTGTCCCTGCAAAGCCGGGGCGACGTCGCGTACAGCCTGCTCGATGACCCCTTCTCCGAACTTCCCCCTTCCATCCGCTTCTTCGCCGGCGGCGACCAGAGCGTGCGTGGCTATTCCTACCAGAGCCTCGGCCCCCGCGACGCTTCGGGGCAGGTGGTGGGTGGCAAGCACCTGCTGGTCGGCAGCCTCGAGCTCTTGCGCTCCCTGTACAAGGACTGGGGGGTGTCCGTGTTCTACGACATAGGCAACGCCTTCAACAACTACGCCGACATGCGCCTCAAAGACGGGACCGGAGTGGGGATCCATTACTACACCGCGGTCGGGGGGCTGAACCTCTACCTCGCCAAGCCGCTTGCCACAGGCGCGGGAAGCTTCCGCATCCATTTCACCGTGGGGTTCCAGCTATGA
- the murB gene encoding UDP-N-acetylmuramate dehydrogenase: protein MFTDQGKDNDTIELSRDVSLAPFTSFQVGGPARLFTTVRTLEQLKQALSFARREEVPFLIVGGGSNLLVSDRGFDGIAIRLLLKGIRVEGRRIEAQAGVDLMAVVEHAAHWGLGGIERLAGIPGLFGGAVRGNAGAYGSCIGDVIETVHALRADTLELVTLTRDACQFQYRNSRFKREHGLVVVAAGMLLEPGDPEEILRRGEETVRKRQARQLQCDLSAGSFFMNPVVGDPELIRRFETEQGTRCRDGRIPAGWLIDQARLRSLRVGGAMVSPRHANYLINTGNASAKEIVSLAGMVKARVLASLGVQLEEEVSCIGFTEAAPPPS, encoded by the coding sequence ATGTTCACAGACCAAGGAAAAGACAACGATACGATCGAGCTGTCGCGGGACGTCTCCCTCGCCCCCTTCACCTCGTTCCAGGTCGGCGGCCCGGCCCGCTTATTCACCACGGTCCGCACGCTGGAGCAGCTGAAGCAGGCGCTTTCCTTCGCCCGGCGGGAGGAGGTCCCCTTCCTCATCGTCGGCGGGGGCTCGAACCTGCTGGTGAGCGATCGCGGGTTCGACGGCATCGCGATCAGGTTGCTACTGAAGGGGATCAGGGTCGAGGGGCGCCGGATCGAGGCGCAGGCGGGGGTCGACCTCATGGCTGTCGTAGAGCATGCAGCACACTGGGGGCTGGGAGGAATAGAGCGGCTGGCGGGGATTCCGGGTCTTTTCGGCGGGGCGGTGCGCGGCAACGCCGGCGCCTATGGCAGCTGCATCGGCGACGTCATCGAGACGGTCCACGCGCTCAGGGCGGACACCCTGGAGCTGGTCACGCTTACCCGCGACGCCTGCCAGTTCCAGTACCGCAACAGCCGGTTCAAGAGGGAGCACGGGCTGGTGGTGGTGGCGGCAGGCATGCTCCTTGAGCCGGGGGACCCAGAGGAGATCCTGCGCCGGGGGGAGGAAACGGTGAGGAAACGTCAGGCCCGCCAGCTGCAATGCGACTTAAGCGCGGGCTCTTTTTTCATGAATCCAGTGGTAGGCGACCCGGAGCTGATCCGCAGGTTCGAAACCGAGCAGGGGACCCGCTGCAGGGACGGCAGGATCCCCGCCGGATGGCTCATCGACCAGGCCAGGCTGCGCAGCCTCAGGGTCGGGGGAGCCATGGTCAGCCCCAGACACGCCAATTACCTGATCAATACCGGCAACGCCAGCGCCAAGGAGATCGTCAGCCTCGCCGGGATGGTGAAAGCCCGGGTGCTGGCGTCCCTCGGGGTGCAGTTAGAAGAGGAGGTGAGCTGCATAGGCTTCACTGAGGCTGCGCCGCCTCCCTCCTGA
- a CDS encoding GNAT family N-acetyltransferase: protein MLPQNQHDEETPRIREMMIDDLPEVFHIGEELFTAEYSQSLYRTWDEYEITTLFNSDSELCIVAEHEERILGFALGTTVKKHGSPWKYGYLVWLGVRRDLQKMHVGERLFKELKRRFKEQGVRMIIIDTSADNKPAIKFFQKHGFDNIQEHVYMTLNMSKRAKKKPVKKP from the coding sequence ATGCTGCCACAAAACCAGCACGACGAAGAGACTCCACGTATCAGGGAGATGATGATAGACGACCTGCCGGAGGTGTTTCACATCGGCGAAGAACTCTTCACCGCCGAGTATTCACAAAGCCTCTACAGAACCTGGGACGAGTACGAGATCACCACGCTCTTTAACAGCGACAGCGAGCTCTGCATCGTGGCGGAGCACGAGGAGCGCATACTGGGGTTTGCCCTGGGGACCACGGTGAAAAAGCACGGCTCCCCCTGGAAGTACGGCTACCTCGTCTGGCTCGGGGTGAGGCGCGACCTGCAGAAAATGCACGTCGGCGAAAGGCTTTTCAAGGAGCTGAAGCGGCGCTTCAAGGAACAGGGGGTGCGCATGATCATCATCGACACCTCGGCAGACAACAAGCCGGCGATCAAGTTCTTCCAAAAGCACGGCTTCGACAACATACAGGAGCACGTGTACATGACCCTGAACATGTCCAAGCGGGCGAAGAAGAAACCGGTGAAAAAACCATGA
- a CDS encoding exo-beta-N-acetylmuramidase NamZ family protein has protein sequence MKTGAEVLSEQDFLPLKGKNFALVTNHSALVGEVHLLDLMKKKGIMPTVIFTPEHGLKGTAEDGVQLADDTSGGVPVISLYGAVKQPRPEDLKGIDLVVFDIQDAGVRFYTYISTMGLAMQAAAREGIPFMVLDRPNPLGGEYVGGFVRDGLPASFTSLYPVPIAHGMTVGELAGMIKGEAMLPGLTQLDLKVVRMQGWQRSMRWPDTGLLWVATSPNLASFESVLLYPGTGLLEGTSASEGRGSTIPFQLAGWPGIDPLALAARLNSEQLRGVHFEPVQFTPLRMPGVSSAPKYRDREVGGVRIDITDYRKVSPVETGVAVLSALHALVPEPVRPSFFRGGFDDMAGSAELRKAVERGESAQAIAASWNAELSRFLALREGYLLYGE, from the coding sequence GTGAAAACCGGGGCGGAGGTCCTAAGCGAGCAGGACTTCCTGCCGCTAAAGGGTAAGAACTTCGCCCTGGTGACCAACCACTCCGCCTTGGTCGGGGAAGTCCACCTGCTGGACCTTATGAAAAAGAAGGGGATCATGCCAACGGTGATCTTCACCCCCGAGCACGGCCTGAAAGGGACCGCCGAGGACGGGGTGCAGCTGGCTGACGACACCAGCGGCGGCGTGCCGGTGATAAGCCTCTACGGAGCGGTGAAGCAGCCCCGCCCGGAGGACCTCAAGGGGATCGATCTGGTCGTCTTCGACATCCAGGACGCCGGGGTGCGCTTCTATACCTACATCTCCACCATGGGGCTTGCCATGCAGGCCGCCGCGCGGGAGGGGATACCCTTCATGGTGCTGGACCGCCCCAACCCGCTGGGAGGGGAATACGTCGGCGGCTTCGTAAGAGACGGGCTTCCTGCGAGCTTCACCTCCCTCTACCCGGTCCCGATAGCCCACGGCATGACCGTCGGCGAGTTGGCCGGGATGATCAAGGGGGAGGCGATGCTCCCGGGGCTGACGCAACTGGACCTGAAAGTGGTGCGGATGCAGGGATGGCAGCGCTCCATGCGCTGGCCCGACACCGGCCTTTTGTGGGTAGCCACAAGCCCCAACCTCGCCTCTTTCGAGTCGGTGCTCCTTTATCCGGGAACGGGTCTTTTGGAGGGGACCAGCGCGTCGGAGGGGCGCGGCAGCACCATCCCTTTTCAGCTGGCGGGATGGCCCGGGATCGATCCCCTGGCGCTGGCGGCCCGGCTGAACTCCGAACAGCTGCGCGGTGTCCACTTCGAGCCGGTGCAGTTCACGCCGTTGAGGATGCCTGGCGTGTCGAGCGCTCCCAAGTACCGTGACCGCGAGGTGGGCGGGGTGAGGATCGACATCACCGACTACCGCAAGGTGTCGCCGGTGGAGACCGGGGTCGCGGTCCTGAGTGCACTGCACGCCCTGGTGCCTGAGCCCGTGCGCCCTTCCTTTTTCAGGGGCGGGTTCGACGACATGGCGGGTTCCGCGGAGTTGCGCAAGGCGGTGGAGCGGGGAGAGAGCGCTCAAGCGATCGCGGCGAGCTGGAACGCCGAGCTTTCCCGGTTCCTGGCGCTGCGCGAGGGGTACCTGCTGTACGGCGAGTGA
- a CDS encoding response regulator, which produces MLRPFRDLSIRRKLIAILLLTSSVVLALVSTAFVFNEVADFRSGMRTELSALAEIVGSNSSAAVAFNDRKSAAETLAALRAKPYILNALVVLKDHTVFASYTAPGSRLQYLGFVNGSGASARVDGRRLGAELERSSFPLTLGDHIFGTAPIVLDGQQLGTVVIQSDCTELNHRLGRFFLLLAGVLLGALSLGYFLATRLQRIISEPISHLVQVMKAVSSDKNYNLRARKQGDDELGTLIDGFNEMLVQIQDRDGKLEAHRIELEEVVQRRTRELSAANRELSQTVAELRVAKEAAEAANLAKSQFLANMSHEIRTPMNGVLGMVNVLLDSGLDGEQRCFAEAVRNSGASLLCIINDILDFSKIEAGRMQLDPAPMDLHVMMQEVLEMFAAGAGSKGVATKCQIASGVPRYVEADLVRLRQIVVNLVGNAVKFTSRGEVLLRAFALEEQGEERVLRFEVVDTGIGIRPEAQAHIFDSFTQADYSATRSFGGTGLGLAIARQLAELMRGELGVVSEFGIGSTFWFTVRLKVLAELPEGVAPSGQRTMPQGEVRFAAQILVAEDNPVNQDVVRHMLGRLGCTVQSVDNGAEALSGVRRGGFDLVFMDCQMPKMDGFAATRGIREWETGEGGHVPIVALTANAMTGDREICLAAGMDDYLSKPFAAEQLCAVLQRWLPGRVVQPDAAATADEAALPAESVQASAVDEPPVFDRAGLLYRLGDPGFLDIFVEKYLASTELLLGLLQQAIANGDRDAMHLQSHSIKGAAASIGAEVMRGIAYEMEKKAAQQEDVEGMERLYGNLEEAFAEFRREAAQPQ; this is translated from the coding sequence ATGCTGCGACCTTTCCGCGACCTATCAATCAGGCGAAAGCTGATCGCCATACTGCTTCTTACCAGCTCAGTGGTGCTCGCCCTGGTTTCCACCGCTTTTGTTTTCAACGAGGTAGCAGACTTTCGTAGCGGCATGCGGACCGAGCTGAGCGCGCTGGCGGAGATCGTGGGAAGCAATAGCTCCGCAGCAGTCGCTTTCAACGACCGCAAATCGGCGGCCGAGACGCTGGCTGCGCTGCGGGCCAAGCCTTACATCCTGAACGCACTGGTCGTGCTGAAGGACCACACGGTCTTCGCTAGCTACACGGCGCCGGGCTCCAGGCTGCAGTATCTAGGCTTCGTCAACGGCTCCGGCGCGAGCGCGCGGGTGGACGGCCGGAGGTTAGGCGCGGAACTTGAGCGCTCCAGCTTCCCGCTTACCTTAGGCGACCACATCTTCGGCACCGCTCCCATCGTCCTTGACGGGCAGCAGCTGGGAACAGTGGTGATCCAGTCCGACTGCACCGAATTGAACCACCGCCTGGGGCGGTTCTTCCTCTTGCTGGCAGGCGTGCTGCTGGGTGCGCTTTCCCTGGGATACTTCCTCGCCACCAGGCTGCAACGCATCATCTCCGAGCCGATCTCGCACCTGGTGCAGGTCATGAAAGCGGTCTCCAGTGACAAGAACTACAACCTGAGGGCGCGAAAGCAGGGAGATGATGAACTGGGGACGCTGATCGACGGCTTCAATGAGATGCTTGTGCAGATCCAGGACCGCGACGGGAAGCTGGAGGCGCACCGGATTGAACTCGAGGAGGTGGTGCAAAGGCGTACCCGCGAACTGTCGGCGGCCAACCGTGAGTTGAGCCAGACTGTCGCCGAACTGCGTGTCGCCAAGGAAGCTGCCGAGGCTGCGAACCTCGCCAAGTCGCAGTTCCTGGCGAACATGAGCCACGAGATCCGTACCCCGATGAACGGCGTCCTGGGAATGGTGAACGTGCTGCTGGACAGCGGGCTTGACGGCGAACAGCGCTGCTTCGCCGAGGCCGTCCGCAATTCCGGGGCGTCGCTTTTGTGCATCATCAACGATATCCTCGACTTCTCGAAGATCGAGGCAGGGCGCATGCAGCTGGACCCGGCGCCGATGGACCTGCACGTCATGATGCAGGAGGTGCTGGAGATGTTCGCCGCCGGCGCCGGCAGCAAGGGGGTGGCGACGAAATGCCAGATCGCCTCCGGCGTGCCGCGCTACGTCGAAGCGGACCTGGTGAGGCTGCGTCAGATCGTGGTGAACCTGGTGGGGAACGCGGTGAAGTTCACCAGCCGCGGAGAGGTGCTGCTACGCGCCTTTGCGCTGGAAGAGCAGGGGGAGGAGCGGGTGCTCCGCTTCGAGGTAGTGGACACCGGGATAGGCATCCGCCCAGAGGCCCAGGCGCACATCTTCGACAGTTTCACCCAGGCTGATTACTCCGCGACCCGCTCTTTCGGCGGCACCGGTCTGGGACTCGCCATCGCGCGGCAACTGGCCGAGCTCATGAGGGGGGAGCTCGGCGTGGTGAGCGAGTTCGGAATCGGTTCCACCTTCTGGTTCACGGTCCGGCTCAAGGTGCTCGCCGAACTGCCGGAGGGGGTGGCGCCCTCCGGGCAGCGCACGATGCCGCAGGGGGAAGTGCGCTTTGCCGCGCAGATCCTGGTGGCGGAGGACAACCCGGTGAACCAGGACGTGGTGCGGCACATGCTCGGCAGGCTGGGGTGCACGGTGCAGTCAGTCGACAACGGCGCAGAGGCCCTGAGCGGGGTGCGCCGGGGGGGCTTCGACCTGGTGTTCATGGACTGCCAGATGCCCAAAATGGACGGGTTTGCCGCCACCAGAGGCATACGGGAGTGGGAGACAGGGGAAGGGGGGCACGTCCCGATTGTGGCCCTTACCGCCAACGCCATGACCGGCGACCGGGAGATCTGCCTCGCGGCAGGAATGGATGATTACCTGAGCAAGCCGTTTGCGGCCGAGCAGCTTTGCGCCGTCCTGCAGCGTTGGCTGCCGGGTAGGGTGGTCCAGCCTGACGCCGCAGCCACGGCCGATGAGGCCGCTTTGCCCGCGGAATCCGTACAGGCTTCGGCCGTGGACGAGCCGCCGGTGTTCGACCGGGCCGGCCTTTTGTACCGGCTGGGGGACCCCGGGTTCCTCGACATCTTCGTGGAGAAGTACCTGGCGAGCACTGAGCTGTTGCTGGGGCTGTTGCAGCAGGCGATCGCGAATGGGGATCGTGACGCTATGCACCTGCAGTCCCACAGCATCAAGGGGGCCGCGGCCAGCATAGGCGCCGAAGTGATGCGGGGCATCGCGTACGAGATGGAAAAGAAGGCGGCGCAGCAGGAAGACGTAGAAGGGATGGAGAGACTTTACGGCAATCTCGAAGAGGCGTTCGCCGAGTTCAGGAGGGAGGCGGCGCAGCCTCAGTGA
- a CDS encoding c(7)-type cytochrome triheme domain-containing protein has protein sequence MLKTIPPNGPFWKYGNVTMRIRSKEAGMDPVVFPHWSHRARYTCRVCHQELGFGMRRGDSGITRGQYLSGKFCGACHNGITAFTVQAGPGAQCGRCHMKNPQQLEALFDEFSQSLPMAGFGNGIDWAAALNEGLITPANSLKGSVVVLPFPEKLKAPLKLGTASPRSDVSFSHEEHFAELDCSSCHPDIFNIKKKSTEAFTMDSNIYGSFCGVCHMLVAFPMNDCRRCHKGMNNNSSY, from the coding sequence GTGCTGAAGACCATTCCCCCCAACGGGCCCTTCTGGAAGTACGGCAACGTCACCATGCGGATCAGGTCGAAAGAGGCGGGGATGGACCCGGTCGTCTTCCCTCACTGGAGCCACCGGGCCCGTTATACCTGCCGGGTTTGCCACCAGGAACTCGGCTTCGGGATGCGGCGCGGCGATTCCGGCATCACCAGGGGCCAGTACCTCTCAGGCAAGTTCTGCGGCGCATGCCATAACGGCATAACGGCCTTCACGGTGCAGGCGGGGCCTGGCGCGCAGTGCGGCAGGTGCCACATGAAAAATCCGCAGCAGTTGGAGGCGCTCTTCGACGAGTTCTCCCAAAGCCTTCCCATGGCCGGCTTCGGCAACGGGATAGACTGGGCCGCGGCCCTGAACGAAGGGCTGATAACCCCTGCGAACTCGCTGAAAGGGTCCGTAGTGGTGCTTCCCTTCCCGGAAAAGCTGAAAGCTCCCCTGAAGCTTGGGACTGCCTCGCCGCGCAGCGACGTCAGCTTCTCCCACGAAGAGCACTTCGCCGAACTGGACTGCTCCAGCTGCCATCCCGACATCTTCAACATCAAGAAAAAGTCCACGGAAGCCTTCACCATGGACAGCAACATTTACGGGAGTTTTTGCGGCGTCTGCCACATGCTGGTCGCCTTCCCCATGAACGACTGCAGGCGCTGTCACAAGGGGATGAACAACAACTCCTCTTACTGA